One window of the Conexibacter sp. SYSU D00693 genome contains the following:
- a CDS encoding 2-isopropylmalate synthase — MTKPEDPNRVLLFDTTLRDGEQSPGISLNKTEKLEIAHQLARLGVDVIEAGFPIASPGDFAAVEAIAREVEGPIICGLARAHAADIERAADAVRDSQRPRIHTFLSTSDIHIEHQLQSTREDVLGQARAAVAHARALCDDVEFSPMDATRSDVEFCASVLQAAIEEGATTINIPDTVGYATPLEYAAFLRRLYELVPGLHDVVLSVHCHDDLGLAVANSLAGVQAGARQVECAVNGIGERAGNASLEELIMLFRTRSADLGLHTGAESTEIARTSRLVSRLTGYPVQPNKAVVGRNAFAHESGIHQDGVLKERSTYEIMDARSVGLEGNDIVLGKHSGRHALRQALEELGHRLDGAALNHAFQRFKEIADVKKQVTAMDLEALVTDELRGQAAVYEVEWFDVEASTRRPPHATVGVRTPEGEVVEGSFTGDGPVDAIFRAISAATGIDARLREYRVGAVTGGEDALGEVSVVVELGRPGDAVKTDIPGVLDGERVTGAGQAVATDIIAASATAYVRALGTAVRRARVAAEDRVAAGTATP, encoded by the coding sequence ATGACGAAGCCCGAAGACCCGAACCGCGTCCTGCTGTTCGACACCACGCTGCGCGACGGCGAGCAGTCGCCCGGCATCTCGCTCAACAAGACCGAGAAGCTCGAGATCGCCCACCAGCTCGCGCGCCTCGGGGTGGACGTCATCGAGGCGGGCTTCCCCATCGCCTCTCCGGGGGACTTCGCCGCGGTCGAGGCGATCGCCCGCGAGGTGGAGGGACCGATCATCTGCGGCCTGGCCCGCGCCCACGCCGCCGACATCGAGCGCGCGGCCGACGCGGTGCGCGACAGCCAGCGCCCGCGGATCCACACCTTCCTGTCGACGTCGGACATCCACATCGAGCACCAGCTGCAGTCCACGCGCGAGGACGTCCTGGGCCAGGCGCGCGCCGCCGTGGCCCACGCCCGCGCGCTGTGCGACGACGTCGAGTTCTCGCCGATGGACGCGACCCGCTCGGACGTCGAGTTCTGCGCCTCGGTGCTGCAGGCGGCGATCGAGGAGGGCGCGACGACGATCAACATCCCGGACACCGTCGGCTACGCCACGCCGCTGGAGTACGCGGCGTTCCTGCGCCGCCTCTACGAGCTGGTCCCCGGCCTGCACGACGTCGTGCTGTCCGTGCACTGCCACGACGACCTCGGGCTGGCGGTCGCCAACTCGCTGGCCGGCGTCCAGGCCGGCGCGCGCCAGGTCGAGTGCGCGGTCAACGGCATCGGCGAGCGCGCGGGCAACGCGTCCCTGGAGGAGCTCATCATGCTCTTCCGGACCCGCAGCGCCGACCTGGGCCTGCACACCGGCGCGGAGTCGACGGAGATCGCTCGCACGTCGCGGCTGGTCTCGCGGCTCACCGGCTACCCGGTGCAGCCCAACAAGGCCGTCGTCGGACGCAACGCCTTCGCCCACGAGTCGGGCATCCACCAGGACGGCGTTCTGAAGGAGCGCTCGACCTACGAGATCATGGACGCACGGTCCGTCGGCCTGGAGGGCAACGACATCGTCCTGGGCAAGCACTCCGGCCGCCACGCGCTGCGCCAGGCGCTGGAGGAGCTGGGCCACCGCCTCGACGGGGCGGCGCTCAACCACGCCTTCCAGCGCTTCAAGGAGATCGCCGACGTCAAGAAGCAGGTGACGGCGATGGACCTCGAGGCGCTCGTCACCGACGAGCTGCGCGGCCAGGCGGCGGTCTACGAGGTCGAGTGGTTCGACGTCGAGGCCTCGACCCGCCGCCCGCCGCACGCGACCGTGGGCGTGCGCACGCCCGAGGGCGAGGTCGTCGAGGGCTCGTTCACGGGCGACGGCCCGGTCGACGCGATCTTCCGCGCGATCTCGGCGGCGACCGGCATCGACGCCCGCCTGCGCGAGTACCGCGTCGGCGCCGTCACCGGCGGCGAGGACGCGCTCGGCGAGGTCAGCGTCGTCGTCGAGCTCGGCCGTCCCGGCGACGCGGTGAAGACCGACATCCCGGGCGTGCTCGACGGCGAGCGGGTCACGGGCGCCGGGCAGGCCGTGGCCACCGACATCATCGCCGCCTCGGCGACCGCCTACGTGCGGGCGCTCGGCACCGCGGTGCGCCGCGCGCGCGTCGCCGCCGAGGACCGCGTGGCGGCCGGCACCGCCACCCCGTAG